Proteins encoded by one window of Silvibacterium dinghuense:
- a CDS encoding flagellar FlbD family protein: MFRHSFLLTADNQHGRHTVIALTRLNGSRFILNSDLIQTIESSPDTTVTLMHGEKLLVRESAEEVRELAMTSRAHLIVEAARQCPNGLVMISGAAWRSAIESHLNAGLHTGLDPEHRS; the protein is encoded by the coding sequence ATGTTTCGTCATTCTTTTCTCCTCACCGCCGATAACCAGCATGGGAGGCATACGGTGATCGCCCTGACACGCCTGAACGGAAGCCGCTTTATCCTCAACAGCGACCTCATCCAGACCATCGAATCCTCTCCGGACACCACCGTCACGCTGATGCACGGGGAGAAGCTGCTGGTCCGTGAAAGCGCCGAAGAGGTGCGGGAGCTGGCCATGACTTCGCGCGCGCACCTGATTGTCGAGGCTGCGCGGCAATGCCCGAACGGACTGGTGATGATCTCCGGAGCGGCCTGGCGCAGCGCTATCGAGAGCCACCTGAACGCGGGCCTGCATACGGGCCTGGACCCGGAACATCGCTCGTAA
- a CDS encoding flagellar motor protein, whose product MDISSFLGILLAVAGILLGLLIEGGHIGQVLQPTAAMIVLGGTAGAVMLQFPLTTVASSFTRVARIFLVPRSNGEAVLKQLVGFAHKARRNGIVSLDNELGSIQDPFLKQALMLAVDGTEPSELRAIMELRIHMQLERDDKIPALYEAAGGFSPTIGIIGAVLGLIQVMQHLDHIEEVGKGIAVAFVATIYGVGLANILLLPAAGKLRQRIKEEQSAMEMTLEGVISILEGMNPNMMEIKLSAFLGGTHAAPGKPTKVTRGAA is encoded by the coding sequence ATGGATATCAGCAGCTTTCTCGGGATTCTTCTGGCCGTGGCCGGCATCCTGCTCGGCCTGCTCATCGAGGGTGGCCACATCGGCCAGGTCCTTCAGCCCACAGCGGCCATGATCGTACTTGGCGGCACGGCCGGCGCCGTCATGCTGCAGTTCCCTCTCACCACGGTGGCTTCCTCCTTTACCCGCGTGGCGCGCATTTTTCTGGTCCCTCGCTCGAACGGCGAAGCGGTGCTCAAACAGCTCGTCGGCTTCGCCCACAAGGCGCGGCGCAACGGCATTGTCTCGCTCGACAACGAGCTCGGCAGCATCCAGGACCCGTTTCTGAAGCAGGCTCTCATGCTGGCCGTCGACGGCACCGAGCCATCCGAGCTGCGCGCCATCATGGAGCTGCGCATCCACATGCAGCTGGAGCGGGACGACAAGATCCCGGCGCTTTATGAAGCGGCCGGCGGCTTTTCGCCAACCATCGGCATCATCGGCGCGGTGCTAGGCCTCATCCAGGTGATGCAGCACCTGGACCATATTGAGGAGGTGGGCAAAGGCATCGCAGTGGCCTTCGTTGCCACCATCTATGGTGTCGGTCTGGCCAATATCTTGCTGCTGCCTGCCGCCGGAAAACTTCGCCAGCGCATTAAAGAAGAGCAATCGGCGATGGAGATGACCCTCGAAGGCGTTATCTCCATCCTCGAAGGCATGAACCCCAACATGATGGAAATCAAGCTGAGCGCCTTCCTGGGAGGAACGCATGCGGCCCCGGGCAAACCGACAAAAGTGACACGGGGCGCCGCATGA
- a CDS encoding flagellar motor protein MotB: MRRRERRKGHVNHERWLVSYADFITLMFAFFVVLYASSQADKRKQAEVSQSINEAFRALGLFKNASVVSSKQALSAAKDDAVSPVNVVLGEDLNAPEDVKRDLERIQHQLEGRLSDQIAHHVVALKLGRDGLVISLREAGFFQSGSATPNPGSIGSLDQIGETLSSVPYDIRIEGHTDNIPIHTGQFASNWELSTTRATAMAELFIDRYHMVPGRLSASGYAEFHPVASNDTEDGRSQNRRVDVIVLSRISIPNAPGQAPPGSAAAALAPPDSAAGAQPAAKPK; encoded by the coding sequence ATGAGACGCAGGGAACGCCGCAAGGGGCATGTGAACCATGAACGCTGGCTGGTCTCCTATGCTGATTTCATTACCCTGATGTTTGCCTTTTTCGTGGTGCTCTACGCGAGCTCGCAGGCCGATAAGCGGAAACAGGCCGAGGTCTCGCAATCCATCAACGAAGCCTTCCGTGCCCTCGGTCTCTTCAAGAATGCTTCCGTCGTCAGCAGCAAACAGGCGCTCTCTGCGGCCAAGGATGACGCCGTCTCCCCGGTCAATGTGGTCCTGGGAGAAGATCTGAATGCGCCCGAAGATGTGAAGCGCGATCTCGAGCGTATCCAGCATCAGCTCGAAGGCCGTCTCTCCGACCAGATCGCCCATCATGTCGTCGCGCTCAAGCTCGGCCGCGACGGGCTGGTCATCTCCCTGCGCGAGGCCGGCTTTTTTCAGAGCGGCTCCGCTACGCCGAACCCCGGCTCCATCGGGAGTCTCGACCAGATTGGCGAGACGCTCTCCAGCGTTCCGTACGACATCCGCATCGAAGGCCACACCGATAACATTCCCATTCACACCGGCCAGTTCGCCTCCAACTGGGAGCTCTCCACCACCCGGGCCACGGCCATGGCCGAGCTTTTCATCGACCGCTACCACATGGTGCCGGGGCGGCTTTCCGCCTCGGGTTATGCGGAATTTCACCCCGTAGCCTCGAACGATACGGAAGACGGACGCTCGCAGAATCGGCGCGTGGATGTCATCGTCCTGTCCAGAATCAGCATTCCGAATGCGCCGGGACAGGCTCCACCCGGCTCCGCGGCTGCGGCATTGGCTCCGCCGGACAGCGCGGCAGGCGCACAGCCCGCCGCGAAACCCAAATAG
- a CDS encoding tetratricopeptide repeat protein has product MPPEHAAEAGNDALNHYDRALDALAEGHVPAAIASFRASLAANPAFSDARHGLIHALRDAGKLDEAIAETQALIVDHPDDPLGYTSLSILLQQQNRIEEAEAAALKAKLAGWKEQLRQESALPASFGQQNQS; this is encoded by the coding sequence ATGCCACCGGAGCACGCCGCTGAAGCTGGGAACGACGCTCTGAACCATTACGACCGGGCGCTCGATGCGCTCGCCGAGGGTCATGTCCCCGCGGCGATTGCGTCCTTCCGCGCTTCCCTGGCAGCCAATCCCGCGTTTTCCGATGCCCGCCATGGCCTGATCCACGCACTGCGCGATGCAGGCAAACTCGACGAAGCGATTGCCGAAACCCAGGCTCTGATCGTCGACCATCCCGACGATCCCCTTGGCTATACCAGCCTGTCCATTCTGCTTCAGCAACAGAACCGCATCGAGGAGGCCGAGGCGGCGGCGCTCAAGGCCAAACTCGCAGGCTGGAAAGAGCAACTGCGGCAGGAGTCTGCGCTTCCTGCCTCGTTCGGCCAGCAGAACCAGTCATGA
- a CDS encoding endonuclease III domain-containing protein: MTSRPAQRSSRESAAVSADHARRLRALYRHLAKHFGPLGWWPAESAFEVIIGAYLTQNTAWTSVERSIANLRAYSALTLEGVRKMPVETLLLLIRPSGYMIRKAAALKAFVAWLDAHYAGSLDALASVPMEQARLELLALPGVGPETADAILLYALHQPAMVVDEYLRRIVTRHGLLHAKPRHEKIQSLAVAAFHDDAPNSLVRHFNEFHAVVVEVGKRWCRPVPRCADCPLAFDLAHIGGKPVGNAPPATKPKPIS; the protein is encoded by the coding sequence ATGACCTCGCGCCCTGCGCAGCGTTCCTCACGAGAATCCGCCGCGGTCTCGGCAGATCACGCTCGCCGTCTGCGCGCACTCTATCGCCATCTGGCGAAGCATTTTGGGCCGCTCGGGTGGTGGCCCGCGGAAAGCGCCTTCGAAGTGATCATCGGCGCCTATCTCACGCAAAACACGGCGTGGACTTCGGTCGAGCGCTCGATCGCCAACCTGCGCGCATACAGCGCGCTGACTCTCGAAGGCGTGCGCAAGATGCCCGTTGAAACGCTGCTGCTGCTGATCCGCCCCTCCGGATACATGATCCGCAAGGCTGCTGCGCTCAAAGCCTTCGTCGCATGGCTCGATGCGCACTACGCAGGCTCGCTCGATGCCCTTGCCAGCGTTCCCATGGAGCAGGCCCGCCTAGAGCTGCTGGCGCTTCCCGGCGTCGGTCCCGAGACTGCCGACGCCATTCTGCTCTACGCCCTGCACCAGCCTGCCATGGTCGTCGATGAGTACCTGCGCCGTATTGTCACCCGCCACGGCCTGCTGCACGCAAAGCCGCGCCACGAGAAGATCCAATCGCTCGCCGTCGCGGCATTTCATGACGATGCTCCCAATTCGCTTGTGCGCCACTTCAATGAGTTTCATGCTGTCGTTGTCGAAGTCGGAAAGCGCTGGTGCCGTCCTGTTCCTCGCTGCGCAGATTGCCCGCTTGCCTTCGATCTCGCTCACATCGGCGGCAAACCCGTCGGCAACGCGCCTCCAGCCACGAAACCGAAGCCGATATCCTGA
- a CDS encoding non-canonical purine NTP pyrophosphatase has protein sequence MLNLFLATTNAGKLRDFAAAGLDNVVLEALPNLKELPVPEENEDTFAGNATIKAVAYSRHAPGLIVLADDSGLEVDALDGQPGVRSARYAADAAFSVTGVADSDALNNLLLLERLHGIPEGRRTGRYRCVLAAARNGELLLTADGTVEGTILEAPRGTGGFGYDPLFFVPEYSQTMAELDPVIKIAINHRGRALAQLLNGPFRLGS, from the coding sequence ATGCTGAATCTCTTCCTTGCCACTACCAATGCCGGTAAGCTGCGCGATTTCGCCGCCGCCGGGCTCGATAACGTCGTCCTTGAAGCTCTTCCAAACCTGAAAGAGCTTCCCGTTCCCGAAGAAAACGAAGACACCTTCGCCGGAAATGCCACGATCAAGGCCGTTGCCTACAGCCGCCATGCTCCAGGGCTGATCGTCCTTGCCGATGACTCCGGCCTTGAGGTCGATGCCCTCGACGGCCAGCCTGGCGTGCGCTCCGCCCGCTATGCCGCCGATGCCGCGTTCTCCGTGACCGGCGTTGCGGATTCCGACGCTCTCAACAACCTGCTGCTGCTCGAGCGCCTTCACGGCATTCCCGAGGGCCGCCGCACCGGCCGCTATCGCTGCGTCCTCGCAGCCGCGCGCAACGGCGAACTTCTCCTCACCGCCGACGGCACCGTCGAAGGGACGATCCTTGAAGCCCCGCGCGGTACCGGTGGCTTCGGATACGACCCCCTCTTCTTCGTCCCGGAATACAGCCAGACCATGGCCGAGCTCGATCCAGTCATCAAAATCGCCATCAACCACCGCGGCCGCGCCCTTGCGCAGCTGCTCAATGGGCCATTCCGCCTGGGGAGTTGA
- a CDS encoding succinate dehydrogenase cytochrome b subunit — protein sequence MSAATAVNVGEGRAPSFWQSTNGKKAVMAVTGAILFLFIVGHVAGNLQIFEGRDKLNAYGHFLHSIGEILWVVRAVLILSIILHIVATIQLALRNKAARPVSYSRKKAINSSYASRTMYWSGPIVLAFVIFHLLQFTAGYIHPESQFIEGDVYHNVVAGFQVWWVSVWYIFSVSLLGLHLSHGISSLFQSLGLHHPKHTALLKKAAVVIALLITLGYISIPISVLLGFVK from the coding sequence GTGAGTGCAGCAACCGCGGTGAACGTCGGCGAAGGCCGCGCGCCCAGCTTCTGGCAATCGACCAACGGCAAGAAGGCCGTCATGGCCGTCACCGGAGCGATCCTCTTCCTCTTCATCGTCGGCCACGTGGCCGGCAACCTGCAGATCTTCGAGGGCCGCGACAAGCTCAACGCCTACGGCCACTTCCTGCACAGCATCGGCGAGATCCTGTGGGTCGTGCGTGCGGTGCTGATCCTCAGCATCATCCTGCACATCGTCGCGACCATCCAGCTCGCGCTGCGCAACAAGGCCGCCCGCCCGGTCAGCTACTCCCGCAAGAAGGCGATCAACTCCTCCTACGCCTCGCGGACGATGTACTGGAGCGGCCCCATCGTGCTGGCCTTCGTCATCTTCCACCTGCTGCAGTTCACCGCCGGCTACATCCATCCCGAGTCGCAGTTCATCGAGGGCGATGTCTATCACAACGTCGTCGCCGGCTTCCAGGTGTGGTGGGTTTCGGTCTGGTACATCTTCTCTGTCAGCCTTCTCGGACTGCATCTGAGCCACGGCATCTCAAGCCTCTTCCAGTCGCTGGGTTTGCACCATCCGAAGCACACCGCTCTGCTCAAGAAGGCGGCGGTCGTCATCGCGCTGCTCATCACCCTTGGCTACATCTCCATTCCGATTAGCGTTCTGCTGGGGTTCGTAAAGTAA
- a CDS encoding fumarate reductase/succinate dehydrogenase flavoprotein subunit: MTLDSKLPSGPIETAWQRTKFDLKLVNPANKRKHTLIVVGSGLAGGSAAATLGELGYNVKCFCFQDSPRRAHSIAAQGGINAAKNYQNDGDSVYRLFYDTVKGGDFRAREANVYRLAEISVSIIDQCVAQGVPFAREYGGALTNRSFGGAQVSRTFYARGQTGQQLLLGAYQALERQVNAGTVTMYARTEMLDLIVIDGRARGIVARNLITGETSIHIADAVILGTGGYGNVYYLSTNAKGSNVTASWRAHKRGALFANPCYTQIHPTCIPVSGDYQSKLTLMSESLRNDGRIWVPLQKGDKRSPDQIPEAERDYYLERRYPSFGNLVPRDVASRNAKAVCDEGRGVGESGLGVYLDFTDAIKRLGKHTIQERYGNLFDMYQRITDEDPYKVPMRIYPAIHYTMGGLWVDYHLQSSIPGLFVVGEANFSDHGANRLGASALMQGLSDGYFVIPYTIGNYLASTKLPKVDASNPEAQAVLGGVRESIQKLLSIKGKRTVDSFHRELGKIMWDYCGMSRTAEGLKEAIAKIDVLREEFWTNVNVPGSGDDLNQSLEKAGRVADFFELGRLMCVDALERNESCGGHFREEYQTPDGEAQRDDEHYSYVAAWGYTGVGQHPELNKEALEFDYVHPSQRSYK; encoded by the coding sequence ATGACACTCGATTCGAAGCTTCCTTCCGGGCCGATTGAAACCGCGTGGCAGCGGACCAAGTTCGACCTCAAGCTGGTCAATCCGGCCAACAAGCGCAAGCACACCCTGATCGTAGTCGGCTCCGGCCTGGCCGGCGGCTCCGCCGCCGCGACGCTCGGCGAGCTCGGCTACAACGTCAAGTGCTTCTGCTTCCAGGACTCGCCCCGCCGCGCGCACTCTATCGCCGCGCAGGGCGGCATCAATGCCGCCAAGAACTACCAGAACGATGGCGATAGCGTCTATCGCCTCTTCTATGACACGGTGAAAGGCGGCGACTTCCGCGCCCGTGAAGCCAACGTCTATCGCCTTGCCGAGATCTCGGTCTCGATCATCGACCAGTGCGTAGCGCAGGGCGTGCCCTTTGCCCGCGAGTACGGCGGCGCGCTTACCAACCGGTCGTTCGGCGGCGCGCAGGTCTCGCGTACCTTCTATGCCCGCGGACAAACGGGTCAGCAGCTTCTGCTCGGCGCGTATCAGGCTCTCGAGCGCCAGGTAAATGCCGGCACCGTCACCATGTATGCCCGCACCGAGATGCTCGACCTCATCGTCATCGACGGTCGCGCGCGCGGCATCGTGGCCCGCAACCTGATCACCGGCGAGACCAGCATCCACATTGCCGACGCGGTCATTCTTGGCACGGGCGGCTATGGCAACGTCTACTACCTCTCGACGAATGCCAAGGGTTCGAACGTGACGGCGAGCTGGCGCGCGCACAAGCGCGGCGCACTCTTCGCCAATCCCTGCTACACGCAGATCCACCCCACCTGCATCCCCGTCTCCGGCGACTACCAGTCGAAGCTCACGCTCATGTCGGAGTCGCTGCGTAACGACGGACGCATTTGGGTACCGCTCCAGAAGGGCGACAAGCGCTCCCCCGACCAGATCCCCGAGGCCGAGCGCGATTACTACCTCGAGCGCCGCTATCCCAGCTTCGGCAATCTCGTACCGCGTGACGTGGCTTCGCGTAACGCGAAGGCCGTCTGCGATGAAGGCCGCGGCGTAGGCGAATCCGGCCTCGGCGTCTATCTCGACTTCACCGATGCCATCAAGCGCCTCGGCAAGCACACCATCCAGGAGCGCTACGGCAACCTCTTCGACATGTACCAGCGCATCACCGACGAGGACCCCTACAAGGTTCCGATGCGTATCTACCCCGCCATTCACTACACCATGGGCGGTCTCTGGGTGGACTACCACCTGCAGAGCTCGATCCCTGGCCTGTTCGTGGTGGGCGAGGCCAATTTCTCCGACCATGGCGCCAACCGCCTTGGTGCCAGCGCGCTGATGCAGGGGCTCTCCGACGGCTACTTCGTCATTCCCTACACCATCGGCAACTACCTGGCCTCGACCAAGCTGCCCAAGGTCGATGCGTCGAACCCTGAAGCACAGGCTGTGCTCGGCGGCGTGCGCGAGTCGATCCAGAAGCTGCTCTCCATCAAGGGCAAGCGCACCGTCGACTCCTTCCATCGCGAGCTCGGCAAGATCATGTGGGACTACTGCGGTATGTCCCGCACCGCCGAAGGCCTCAAGGAAGCCATCGCGAAGATCGATGTGCTGCGCGAAGAGTTCTGGACCAACGTCAACGTGCCTGGCTCGGGCGATGACCTCAACCAGAGCCTGGAAAAGGCCGGCCGCGTGGCCGACTTCTTCGAGCTCGGCCGCCTGATGTGCGTCGATGCTCTCGAACGCAATGAGTCCTGCGGTGGGCACTTCCGCGAGGAATACCAGACCCCCGACGGCGAAGCCCAGCGTGATGACGAGCATTATTCCTATGTCGCAGCGTGGGGCTACACAGGGGTAGGACAGCATCCGGAACTCAACAAGGAAGCGCTCGAGTTCGACTACGTTCATCCCAGCCAGAGGAGCTACAAGTAA
- a CDS encoding succinate dehydrogenase/fumarate reductase iron-sulfur subunit — translation MKLTLKIWRQKSNGDKGKFVTYAMNDVNPEMSMLECLDVLNETLIEKGEEPVAFEHDCREGICGSCGFMINGVAHGPERATTVCQLTMRHFKDGEELVVEPWRAAAFPQIKDLVVDRRAFDRIIASGGYVSVSTGNAPDGNVHAIGKEIADRAMDAAACIGCGACVAACPNASAALFTGAKISHLGLLPQGKPEQDRRAVNMVSQLNTELFGSCTNIGECTAACPKEVPLEVIAMMNRDYVRGSFNKRDDEIKVTQPVTGWANGTK, via the coding sequence ATGAAACTGACCCTGAAAATCTGGCGCCAGAAGAGCAACGGTGACAAGGGCAAATTCGTCACCTACGCGATGAACGACGTCAACCCCGAGATGTCGATGCTCGAATGTCTCGATGTGCTCAACGAAACCCTCATCGAGAAGGGTGAAGAACCCGTTGCCTTCGAGCACGACTGCCGTGAAGGCATCTGCGGCTCCTGCGGCTTCATGATCAATGGCGTGGCCCACGGCCCTGAGCGTGCGACCACCGTCTGCCAGCTCACCATGCGCCACTTTAAGGATGGTGAAGAGCTGGTCGTCGAGCCGTGGCGCGCCGCGGCATTCCCGCAGATCAAGGACCTGGTCGTCGACCGCCGTGCCTTCGATCGCATCATTGCCTCGGGCGGCTATGTGTCGGTTTCGACCGGCAACGCCCCCGACGGCAACGTGCATGCCATCGGCAAGGAGATCGCTGACCGCGCCATGGATGCCGCCGCTTGCATCGGCTGCGGAGCCTGTGTTGCGGCCTGCCCCAACGCTTCGGCGGCGCTGTTCACCGGAGCCAAGATCTCCCACCTCGGTCTCCTGCCCCAGGGCAAGCCCGAGCAGGATCGCCGCGCCGTCAACATGGTCTCGCAGCTCAACACCGAGCTTTTCGGCAGCTGCACCAACATCGGCGAGTGCACCGCCGCCTGTCCCAAGGAAGTACCGCTCGAAGTTATCGCCATGATGAACCGCGATTACGTGCGCGGCAGCTTCAACAAGCGCGACGACGAGATCAAGGTGACGCAGCCGGTCACGGGCTGGGCCAACGGCACCAAGTAA
- a CDS encoding ABC transporter permease gives MRYSPQDICAQNQSLRAAQAGTLRALFHSDAMHTLLSQLRLTARQIRKNPGFSLTVVLTLALGIGAATGIFSLVNAVLLRPLPFPHSERLMWAEHNFHNGGMVTPNTLSYPDFFDWRLQSHSFEEMATYRDSSYTLTGYGQAQELDGAVVSSDFFRVLGVRPALGRDFTRTDEQAGQHVVVISHALWLSAFGGNPDIVGRTIRLGNDAYTVAGVMPTGVIFPLVNPAPQLWTTLADDSFDPEGGKPMTAQRGMNMLFVIGRLKEGVTPSQAQAELSNIDAHLAIAYPDTNKHFTSAVVTPELDHMVGDVRPALRMLFAAVGVLLLIACANVAGLLLARAAKRRGEIALRAALGASRVEIMRQIIVESLTLSLLGGAVGLAFSTLFLEAIRGLLPKNLPRLDTLTVDGSVLAFAIGVSVLTGLLFGVLPAWRMSKLDPSLALRDSTRSVTAGRGQQRMHAALVITETALGLVLLVAAGLFLRSFLRVTAIDPGFDKRNVLTARLDYPGDKDFTTGVVRFYDQLLPKVAALPGVRSVAAAFPVPLSNSGIGVDVAFEGKPVAPGDRPIVDTSLITPNFFHTLRIPVLEGRDFGAVDNSDGQPVAIINQAFAKKFYPNEDPVGKMIQPFLSDGLHEHPMRRIIAVVGDVKGHSLTEVAPAAIYIPIAQCAITPPLLVVRTAADPVPLIPAVRAQVAGLRRDVPLYDAHTLEDLLSGAASARRFQMVLLGAFAGMALLLAGVGLYGVLAYMVAQRANEMGLRLALGAQRGDVLRLVLQRGVGLAAVGLAIGLAVSALLTRYVASLLYGVKALDPVTYIAVALLVAFLALIASMAPAVQAARVDPISALRNE, from the coding sequence ATGCGGTATTCACCTCAGGATATTTGCGCCCAGAATCAATCACTTAGGGCTGCGCAGGCTGGCACGCTGCGTGCACTCTTCCATTCCGACGCCATGCACACTCTCCTTTCTCAACTCCGGCTCACTGCCCGCCAGATTCGCAAGAATCCGGGATTTTCGCTCACCGTTGTGCTCACCCTCGCCCTGGGTATCGGGGCTGCGACAGGGATCTTCAGCCTGGTGAATGCGGTCCTGTTGCGGCCATTGCCGTTTCCGCACTCCGAACGGCTGATGTGGGCCGAGCATAATTTCCATAACGGCGGCATGGTCACGCCGAACACCCTGAGCTACCCCGATTTCTTCGATTGGCGCTTACAAAGCCATTCGTTTGAGGAGATGGCCACATATCGCGACAGTTCCTATACGCTTACCGGTTACGGGCAGGCGCAGGAACTGGATGGAGCTGTCGTGTCGTCTGACTTCTTCCGGGTACTGGGTGTGCGCCCGGCGCTGGGGCGCGACTTTACGCGAACCGATGAGCAGGCCGGGCAGCATGTCGTGGTGATCAGCCACGCGCTGTGGCTCTCCGCCTTCGGGGGCAATCCGGATATTGTAGGCCGCACGATCAGACTCGGGAACGATGCGTACACAGTCGCCGGTGTGATGCCGACAGGCGTGATATTTCCCCTGGTCAACCCTGCGCCGCAGCTCTGGACCACTCTGGCCGATGACTCGTTTGACCCGGAAGGCGGGAAACCGATGACGGCGCAGCGCGGCATGAACATGCTCTTCGTGATCGGGAGGCTGAAAGAAGGTGTGACGCCATCCCAGGCGCAGGCGGAGCTGAGCAACATCGACGCACACCTGGCCATCGCCTATCCAGATACAAATAAGCACTTTACCTCGGCGGTCGTTACACCAGAGCTTGATCACATGGTCGGGGACGTGCGTCCTGCGTTGCGGATGCTGTTTGCGGCAGTGGGAGTGCTGCTGCTGATTGCCTGCGCAAATGTGGCCGGACTGTTGCTGGCGCGGGCTGCGAAGCGGCGTGGAGAGATCGCGTTGCGGGCGGCCCTGGGCGCAAGCCGCGTCGAGATCATGCGGCAAATCATTGTTGAATCCCTGACCTTGTCGCTGCTCGGCGGTGCCGTGGGACTGGCGTTCTCGACGCTGTTCCTGGAGGCGATACGCGGGCTTTTGCCGAAGAATCTGCCCAGGTTGGACACTCTGACCGTGGATGGGAGTGTGCTGGCGTTTGCCATCGGAGTTTCGGTGCTGACGGGGCTGCTCTTCGGCGTGTTGCCTGCATGGCGGATGTCGAAACTGGATCCTTCGCTGGCGCTGCGAGACAGCACGCGCAGCGTGACGGCTGGCCGTGGCCAGCAGCGTATGCACGCGGCTCTGGTCATCACGGAGACAGCGTTGGGGCTGGTGCTGCTGGTGGCGGCAGGGCTCTTCCTGCGCAGTTTTCTGCGCGTAACGGCGATCGATCCGGGATTCGACAAGCGCAATGTCCTGACTGCGCGGCTGGACTACCCGGGAGACAAGGATTTCACCACGGGAGTGGTGAGGTTCTATGACCAGCTTTTGCCGAAAGTCGCAGCTCTGCCGGGCGTGCGGTCGGTGGCTGCGGCCTTCCCGGTGCCGCTCTCGAACAGCGGTATCGGTGTGGATGTCGCCTTCGAAGGGAAGCCGGTGGCTCCAGGCGACCGGCCGATCGTGGACACGAGCCTGATTACTCCGAACTTCTTCCATACGCTGCGCATTCCGGTCCTCGAGGGGCGCGATTTCGGCGCGGTAGATAACAGCGACGGGCAGCCGGTGGCTATCATTAACCAGGCTTTCGCAAAGAAGTTTTACCCGAACGAAGATCCGGTGGGCAAAATGATCCAGCCCTTCCTTTCGGATGGTTTGCACGAGCACCCGATGCGGCGGATCATCGCGGTGGTGGGAGATGTGAAGGGACACAGCCTGACTGAAGTAGCGCCGGCCGCGATTTATATCCCGATTGCGCAATGCGCGATCACACCGCCGCTGCTGGTGGTGCGTACGGCAGCAGATCCCGTGCCGCTGATCCCGGCGGTGCGTGCGCAGGTGGCAGGGTTGCGGCGCGATGTGCCGCTCTACGATGCGCATACGCTTGAGGACCTGCTCTCGGGTGCGGCTTCGGCGCGGCGATTCCAGATGGTGCTGCTGGGCGCTTTTGCGGGCATGGCACTGCTGCTGGCTGGTGTTGGTCTTTACGGTGTGCTGGCCTACATGGTGGCGCAGCGGGCGAATGAGATGGGGCTGCGGCTGGCGCTGGGTGCGCAGCGTGGCGATGTGCTGCGGTTGGTGCTGCAGCGAGGTGTAGGTCTCGCTGCGGTAGGACTGGCGATCGGCCTCGCCGTATCGGCGCTGCTGACGCGGTATGTCGCGAGCCTGCTCTATGGCGTGAAGGCGCTCGACCCCGTCACATACATTGCGGTTGCGTTACTGGTGGCCTTCCTCGCACTGATCGCCAGCATGGCTCCCGCGGTACAGGCCGCACGAGTAGACCCGATCTCGGCGCTGCGCAACGAGTAG
- a CDS encoding cold-shock protein, with translation MEQGIVKWFNDAKGFGFITRDVNNEDIFVHFSAINSNGFRSLQQAQRVQFNVVSGPKGLQAENVQAV, from the coding sequence ATGGAACAGGGTATTGTCAAGTGGTTCAACGACGCCAAGGGCTTCGGCTTCATCACCCGTGACGTCAACAACGAAGACATCTTCGTGCACTTCTCGGCTATCAATTCGAACGGCTTCCGCAGCCTCCAGCAGGCGCAGCGTGTGCAGTTCAACGTCGTCAGCGGTCCCAAGGGCCTGCAGGCCGAGAACGTCCAGGCGGTCTAA
- a CDS encoding DoxX family protein, with amino-acid sequence MSPFLSKSHNQSPKKRTSSDDWLRNTGQVSSSSAFCGVQRYEAIVEELHVKIATILSRILLGLAFVIFGLNAFFRFLPGSNMVPPGTAGEFVTAMSQSHYMQAVAVLQALGGLLLLTGIFVPLGLVILGPILVNILFFHIFLFHTGIQMGLIFSVLWLVVFAGYRDRFAGLFLR; translated from the coding sequence ATGTCTCCCTTCCTGTCGAAAAGCCACAACCAATCACCTAAGAAGAGAACATCCAGTGATGACTGGCTGAGAAATACGGGGCAGGTCAGTAGCTCCTCCGCTTTTTGTGGCGTACAAAGGTACGAAGCAATTGTGGAGGAGCTGCACGTGAAAATCGCCACCATTCTCTCCAGGATTCTCCTTGGATTGGCCTTTGTTATTTTTGGCCTGAATGCCTTCTTTCGCTTTCTGCCGGGATCGAACATGGTGCCGCCTGGCACAGCGGGTGAATTTGTAACCGCGATGAGCCAGTCGCACTACATGCAGGCCGTTGCGGTGCTGCAGGCGCTGGGCGGCTTACTGCTGCTGACAGGCATCTTCGTCCCGCTCGGGCTGGTGATCCTCGGTCCGATCCTCGTGAACATCCTGTTTTTCCATATCTTTCTGTTCCATACGGGGATTCAGATGGGCCTGATCTTCTCTGTGCTTTGGCTGGTAGTATTTGCGGGATATCGTGATCGCTTTGCAGGACTGTTTCTCCGCTGA